Below is a window of Campylobacter concisus DNA.
TAGTTTTTGTGTAGATCACGTAAAAATGCAAGCCCCAGGAGTAAGACTAGCAAAAAGTATGAAAACGCCAAAGGGCGATGATATCAGTGTTTTTGACTTGAGATTTTGCAAGCCAAATGAAGAAATTTTGCCAGAAAAGGGTACTCACACTTTAGAGCACCTATTTGCTGGCTTTATGAGAAACCATCTAAACGGCAATGGAGTAGAGATCATAGACATCTCGCCGATGGGCTGTAGAACTGGCTTTTATATGAGTGTCATTGGCGCACCTAGCGAAGAAGCCGTAAAAAAGGCATGGCTTGCTTCTATGAAAGATATCTTAGAAGTCAAAGATCAAGATAAGATCCCAGAGCTAAATAAATTTCAATGCGGCACTTATAAGATGCACTCACTTGAAGAGGCGCATGCCATAGCAAAGAAAATTCTTGATCACGGCTTAGTCATCATAAACAACGACGAGATCAAGCTTGACGTTGATGCTATGGGACTAAAAAAGCACTGATTTGAAGCCAGCTAAACAAGAAAATCAAGCCTATCTAAAAGAGCAAATTTTAACCTATCTTGGTAACAAACGCTCTCTTTTAGGCTTTATCGAGCGAGGCGTAAAATACGCAAAAGACGAGCTTAAAAAAGAGAAGCTTAGCTGCTGCGATCTCTTTAGCGGAAGCGGCGTGGTGGCTAGGTTTTTAAAACAAAATAGTGAATTTCTAGTCGCAAACGATTTGGAGCTTTATAGCTTCATCACAAACTCATGCTACCTGCAAAACGCCACAAATGAGCTAAGAGATGAGATAAATTTCTGGCAAAAAAAGCTTGAAAAAGAGA
It encodes the following:
- a CDS encoding S-ribosylhomocysteinase (catalyzes the hydrolysis of S-ribosylhomocysteine to homocysteine and autoinducer-2), giving the protein MPLLDSFCVDHVKMQAPGVRLAKSMKTPKGDDISVFDLRFCKPNEEILPEKGTHTLEHLFAGFMRNHLNGNGVEIIDISPMGCRTGFYMSVIGAPSEEAVKKAWLASMKDILEVKDQDKIPELNKFQCGTYKMHSLEEAHAIAKKILDHGLVIINNDEIKLDVDAMGLKKH